Proteins encoded by one window of Anopheles maculipalpis chromosome 2RL, idAnoMacuDA_375_x, whole genome shotgun sequence:
- the LOC126558322 gene encoding alpha-2-macroglobulin receptor-associated protein, whose translation MFLCARIYVIVFILFIHNHAVQAEKAHSKYSKHANALPDSEIYEPDFRNIQRPFRMAKLNLVWTKAQHRLTEPKLKSLYTELKLHDKEEITYKQLKEKDKDGLKEAELRNKLVTIMSTYGLLEHFDDTQDPEKYKMYKANEGGTKKDTYKNKSLFKDKKLNKLWDKAETAGFTKEELDALREEFDHHQAKIDVYYSLLERLGDDDEGDNQGENAINEDEHDRYNEVDRAEEPDRSQPGGGGGGANKQHAYLHKSNQLREKHREIRDNFDRLDRIASKGPNSQDFVEPKVQGLWRVALASDFSADELASLKVELLHYESRLLKLRHMHAEHALSLEKHKQSDAKADTHKLMEENIKKQTRKVEKIQEEVERRIFKHSEL comes from the exons ATGTTTCTTTGTGCCAGAATATATGTGATAGTTTTTATACTTTTCATACACAATCATGCAGTGCAAGCGGAAAAGGCACACAGCAAGTATTCCAAGCATGCCAACGCGCTTCCCGATTCCGAAATATACGAGCCGGATTTTCGAAACATTCAGCGTCCATTCCGCATGGCAAAGCTGAACCTTGTCTGGACAAAGGCACAACAT CGGCTAACCGAACCGAAACTAAAGTCACTGTACACCGAGCTAAAGCTGCACGATAAGGAAGAAATTACCTACAAGCAGCTAAAGGAGAAAGATAAGGATGGACTGAAGGAAGCGGAGCTACGCAACAAGCTGGTTACCATCATGAGCACATACGGATTGTTGGAACATTTCGACGATACGCAAGACCCGGAAAAGTACAAAATGTATAAAGCGAACGAGGGCGGCACGAAGAAAGATACCTACAAGAACAAGAGCCTGTTTAAGGACAAAAAGCTAAACAAATTATGGGATAAAGCCGAAACGGCCGGCTTCACGAAGGAAGAGTTGGATGCGCTGCGTGAAGAGTTTGATCACCATCAGGCCAAGATCGATGTGTACTACAGTTTACTCGAGCGGctgggtgatgatgatgaaggggACAATCAGGGAGAAAACGCGATAAATGAGGACGAACATGATCGATACAATGAGGTGGACCGGGCGGAAGAACCGGATCGTTCACaaccgggtggtggtggcggtggtgccaACAAACAGCACGCCTATCTGCACAAATCGAACCAGCTACGGGAGAAGCATCGCGAGATACGGGACAACTTTGATCGGCTGGATCGGATCGCTTCCAAGGGACCAAACAGTCAGGATTTCGTCGAACCGAAGGTGCAGGGCCTGTGGAGGGTAGCGCTCGCGAGCGACTTCAGTGCGGATGAGCTAGCCTCGCTGAAGGTGGAACTGCTGCACTACGAAAGTCGGCTGCTGAAGTTGCGCCATATGCATGCCGAGCATGCGCTTAGCCTGGAGAAGCACAAGCAGAGCGATGCCAAGGCGGACACGCACAAGCTTATGGAGGAAAACATTAAGAAGCAAACGCGCAAGGTGGAGAAAATCCAGGAGGAGGTCGAGAGACGGATATTTAAACACTCGGAGTTGTGA
- the LOC126556844 gene encoding uncharacterized protein LOC126556844: MTLVQNKVQLFNRLWLVVVILLLVPGVRGIAGENEVPSAFDSEPVRQLGVSVNTKRLANVLADEFISFYAKPQNIFDGQGNPISETSFLMAQSLGGTFLKVIADSSQLHLQTATGQSVVGQPDDMELVQISSSAWQAFYEWAKRASLVPVFVLDYPIDGAQWNAKNALRILTIASTLGISKCRWQLGNGLVKDAPKYADDLRTFRTMLQAFPDQQWSMVASELNPQFVPLEEIQYFHANADNLVEAITITRPQSDHTAWNYTTIQREIHLRGLLKHRLPVWLDIVEEQRTKLDSLAEVPVTCCKSCVQEGIVYARTLGEAARGGISAVFQPLQRDDIQQYSLNYLIGLLYKRTVGHKVFPVNFNVSPSSGMDTISSHTSVYAYCTRNRTGSLTLVVVNGDQDGATNVTIKLLTRSLSSPVELFLLTVQDGQPMVNNRPLEQPTTSQPQPEPVRAVTTLTHGVSFYVPAQSILFAVVPGVQIRECRNDILPQRKKLPREMMPQHDRTSTDLLLEHLIGELLEKTPLEGVERRVRRSLLTNDPPARRNEKRKRFLARFANAPQADSLAESLSEVLADAQSAPETTERTARGPRQTQAYKRQQRRIRQKEKRLEKRNLKKMKHPLREARRERAKRGDMLMGRRSNFPNPNRRFQERLMKRMSAKLASRKTKRSSLAEAVNEPPNFAVSEEEDDELHQRSDFPLGDVHLVISKGGNGDGESGTYVPTDDMEQPQKEQEERSSGYHRSGMGSWGSSARHRPAVRRRISINQRDFHRFAPVWERRAPTPIEASEEEEHVADCAVRRRTLRRGSKHEQDVREMRRTDRFMPIRREQSEEDKQANQLTEPASQEAFTIVQMKDKSFDPPTVAEQQRQLDENSPEDIQPAYGEQEQPTEHTMAPAVSHEEIELFTPAPRTSEERQIVPRLEPTWSLESTSAEVAEMRPNRFKRSYHPSGLLLTEQPAASIESEEVQRLEDFFRTNAKLQQKFAEMFDLLLEAIEELEAEDNNAREVSDDDDVPRTVDDGDDRDVVAANEPSLKRTKRNVLLHPQSWESRERSNMIQRRHQQSEEFSYENLVLPEQPPKQGLVSGAAGHSALREARDSDDDGHPETGKDDDEGKPGAFMLRSVVNFVRRASNEFHQLFSGWFGKNA, from the exons ATGACGCTAGTACAGAACAAGGTCCAATTGTTCAACCGCctttggttggtggtggtgattctGCTGCTCGTTCCCGGTGTCCGTGGTATAGCAGGAGAAAATGAAGTGCCCTCAGCGTTCGACAGTGAACCGGTCCGACAGCTTGGCGTTAGTGTGAATACGAAACGATTGGCAAACGTGCTCGCCGATGAGTTTATCAGTTTCTACGCCAAACCGCAAAACATATTCGACGGTCAGGGTAATCCGATCAGTGAAACTAGCTTCCTAATGGCGCAGAGCCTCGGTGGTACCTTCCTGAAGGTGATAGCTGACTCATCGCAGCTTCATCTGCAAACAGCAACGGGCCAGAGTGTGGTTGGGCAGCCGGACGATATGGAGCTGGTGCAGATAAGTTCCAGTGCGTGGCAAGCGTTCTACGAATGGGCAAAACGCGCTAGTCTGGTGCCAGTGTTTGTACTAGACTATCCAATCGATGGGGCACAATGGAACGCGAAGAATGCACTCCGCATTCTAACCATCGCTAGTACGCTTGGAATCAGCAAATGCCGTTGGCAGTTAGGCAATG GACTCGTTAAGGATGCGCCAAAGTATGCGGATGATTTGCGAACGTTCCGCACGATGCTTCAAGCGTTCCCGGATCAGCAATGGTCCATGGTAGCATCGGAGCTGAACCCACAATTCGTCCCACTGGAAGAGATTCAATACTTCCACGCTAATGCCGACAATCTTGTGGAAGCCATCACAATAACTAG ACCACAGTCCGACCATACAGCATGGAATTATACCACCATCCAACGAGAAATTCATCTGCGTGGACTTTTGAAGCATCGTCTCCCGGTGTGGCTTGATATTGTGGAAGAACAGCGCACAAAATTAGATTCGCTTGCTGAAGTTCCTGTTACTTGCTGTAAATCATGCGTCCAGGAAGGCATCGTTTACGCACGGACACTCGGTGAAGCTGCTCGGGGTGGAATTAGTGCAGTATTCCAACCACTTCAACGGGACGACATTCAGCAGTACTCGCTCAACTATTTAATCGGCCTGCTGTACAAACGTACCGTGGGACACAAGGTTTTTCCGGTTAACTTCAATGTGAGTCCTTCTTCTGGCATGGATACCATCAGCAGCCACACATCGGTTTATGCTTACTGTACTCGTAATCGCACCGGTTCTCTAACGCTCGTGGTCGTGAACGGTGATCAGGATGGAGCGACTAACGTGACGATTAAACTGCTAACCCGATCACTCTCCTCACCGGTGGAACTGTTCCTGTTGACCGTACAGGACGGACAACCGATGGTGAACAATCGTCCACTGGAGCAGCCTACCACGTCTCAACCTCAACCCGAACCGGTACGTGCCGtcaccacactcacacacggtgTTAGCTTCTACGTACCGGCGCAATCCATCCTATTTGCCGTAGTCCCAGGCGTCCAGATACGCGAATGTCGTAACGATATTCTCCCCCAGCGTAAGAAACTTCCCCGAGAAATGATGCCGCAGCATGATCGTACCTCCACTGACCTGCTGCTAGAACATCTGATCGGTGAGCTGTTGGAAAAGACCCCACTCGAAGGTGTTGAGCGACGAGTGCGTCGCTCGCTGCTAACGAACGACCCACCTGCAAGACGAAACGAAAAGCGGAAGCGTTTTCTCGCCCGTTTTGCTAATGCACCACAAGCTGATAGCCTTGCGGAAAGTCTCTCGGAGGTTCTCGCGGACGCGCAATCGGCACCGGAGACCACAGAGCGGACAGCGAGAGGTCCCCGTCAAACGCAAGCATACAAACGGCAGCAGCGTCGTATCCGGCAGAAGGAAAAACGTTTGGAGAAGCGTAATCTGAAGAAGATGAAGCATCCACTACGTGAGGCACGACGGGAACGGGCGAAACGGGGTGATATGCTAATGGGTCGGAGATCGAACTTCCCGAACCCCAATCGCCGGTTCCAGGAGCGACTGATGAAGCGTATGTCAGCTAAGCTGGCCAGtcgcaaaacgaaacgatcatCACTGGCGGAAGCGGTTAACGAGCCACCGAACTTTGCTGTTAGcgaggaggaggatgatgaGCTGCATCAACGGTCAGATTTTCCGCTTGGCGATGTGCACCTCGTAATCTCGAAGGGAGGcaatggtgatggtgaaagTGGCACGTATGTACCGACTGATGATATGGAACAACCACAGAAGGAACAGGAGGAGCGTTCATCCGGATACCATCGTAGTGGTATGGGAAGCTGGGGATCATCCGCACGGCACAGACCAGCCGTTCGTCGCCGGATCTCGATCAACCAGCGcgattttcatcgatttgcaCCGGTCTGGGAACGTAGAGCACCAACACCGATCGAGGCCAGTGAGGAGGAGGAGCACGTGGCAGACTGTGCCGTGCGTCGACGAACACTTCGACGAGGTTCAAAGCATGAGCAAGATGTGCGTGAAATGAGACGTACCGATCGATTCATGCCCATCCGGAGAGAACAATCAGAAGAGGACAAGCAAGCGAACCAACTAACGGAACCAGCCAGCCAAGAAGCGTTCACAATTGTACAGATGAAGGACAAAAGCTTCGATCCTCCAACGGTTGCCGAACAGCAACGACAGTTGGATGAAAACTCTCCCGAAGACATCCAACCGGCGTACGGTGAGCAAGAACAGCCAACCGAACATACAATGGCTCCCGCAGTATCGCACGAGGAAATTGAACTTTTCACACCAGCACCCCGGACCAGTGAGGAGCGCCAGATCGTTCCACGACTTGAGCCCACCTGGTCACTAGAGTCCACCTCAGCCGAAGTAGCCGAGATGCGCCCGAATCGCTTCAAACGCTCCTATCACCCGTCCGGTCTGCTTCTAACAGAGCAGCCTGCTGCTTCAATCGAGTCAGAAGAAGTGCAACGGTTGGAGGACTTTTTCCGGACCAATGCAAAGTTGCAGCAAAAGTTTGCCGAAATGTTTGACCTGCTGCTGGAGGCGATTGAGGAGCTGGAAGCGGAAGATAACAATGCCCGGGAGGTGagcgatgacgacgatgtGCCGCGTactgttgatgatggtgatgatcgtGACGTAGTCGCTGCAAACGAACCATCCCTCAAACGTACGAAACGCAACGTCCTGCTTCATCCACAGTCCTGGGAATCCCGGGAACGGTCCAACATGATTCAACGCCGCCATCAACAGTCTGAAGAATTTTCGTACGAAAATCTTGTTCTACCGGAACAGCCGCCGAAGCAAGGGTTAGTGTCCGGAGCAGCGGGACATTCGGCTCTCAGGGAAGCACGGgacagtgatgatgatggccatCCTGAGACTGgtaaggatgatgatgaagggAAACCGGGCGCATTTATGCTGCGATCGGTTGTAAACTTTGTGCGACGAGCGTCGAACGAGTTTCACCAACTGTTTTCCGGTTGGTTCGGTAAGAATGCGTGA
- the LOC126557798 gene encoding cytochrome P450 9c1-like, with protein MNQEDLYWFTFILVTLLGFFTYKLLTRHRSYFRLLRVPFEKPHFLYGNLDDVLSGKLTTMEKIEQFYRKFSAHGLFGFFNYMTPALYVRDPALIRQLLQPNMSHFESHGYFLDEEKDRFLGGQLHLVKGAEKAMKLASLLTPVFHAPSNLSTMDKTSHRCCTDLVDFIASRVELELEMKAIFLKHTLNMFAGIAFGKQLNTFQDDTDRFCAVASGLAYGTNPVQVIKTMAFYLAPGLMRSIGVQFTDRQEIEYLVKQFQATASNSSEKSIGHFLKQANDKLKTSHQLTDEQLTAQCATFFTKGFEPTLNLLSFAVYELAQNPQVQRKLYDELTSNELANSSSAVPPYERIRSLPYLDAIVQETLRKWPPHPLLVRECTKPFIIPATENGDRASIPLKVGDKLYLSVWALHRNGDYFPQPEQFCPERFADGQLINVPHSNTFIPFGIGRGCLGQEFVRLVVKVTLVALVQRYSLQPGERTPEPLKLIESASSLEARDGFWIRMEPRVA; from the exons ATGAATCAGGAAGATCTGTACTGGTTCACGTTCATCCTCGTCACACTGCTCGGGTTCTTTACCTACAAGCTGCTAACCCGTCACCGATCCTACTTTCGACTGTTGCGTGTACCCTTTGAAAAGCCACACTTTCTGTATGGTAATCTGGACGATGTGCTTAGCGGAAAGCTGACAACGATGGAGAAAATTGAACAGTTTTACCGAAAGTTCTCCGCCCATGG ATTGTTCGGTTTCTTCAACTACATGACACCGGCTTTGTATGTACGCGATCCAGCACTAATCCGCCAGTTGCTGCAACCCAACATGAGCCATTTCGAGAGTCACGGCTATTTTCTGGACGAAGAAAAGGATCGTTTTCTTGGCGGTCAGCTACATCTCGTGAAGGGGGCTGAGAAAGCAATGAAGCTAGCCTCCCTTCTAACACCTGTTTTTCACGCTCCATCTAATCTGTCGACGATGGATAAAACTTCGCACCGGTGTTGTACCGATTTGGTCGATTTTATAGCATCACGCGTTGAGCTGGAGCTAGAAATGAAGGCCATCTTTCTGAAGCACACACTAAACATGTTTGCCGGCATAGCATTCGGAAAGCAACTCAACACATTCCAAGACGATACGGATCGATTCTGTGCCGTAGCAAGCGGGTTGGCGTACGGAACCAATCCGGTGCAAGTGATAAAAACGATGGCCTTCTACCTAGCACCTGGACTTATGCGCAGTATCGGCGTACAGTTCACCGATCGGCAGGAGATTGAGTATCTTGTTAAGCAGTTCCAAGCCACCGCTTCCAACTCAAGCGAAAAATCAATCGGACACTTCCTTAAACAAGCTAATGACAAATTGAAAACTTCCCACCAGCTAACAGACGAACAGCTGACTGCTCAATGTGCCACCTTTTTTACGAAGGGCTTCGAACCGACCCTTAATCTATTGTCGTTTGCAGTCTACGAGCTAGCTCAAAACCCACAGGTACAGCGGAAACTGTACGACGAGTTGACCTCCAATGAATTGGCAAATAGTTCCTCCGCTGTACCACCGTACGAGCGTATCCGATCGCTACCCTACCTAGACGCGATCGTACAAGAAACGCTTCGCAAATGGCCACCACATCCACTGCTTGTTCGCGAGTGTACCAAACCATTCATCATTCCGGCAACCGAAAATGGAGATCGTGCTTCGATCCCACTTAAGGTAGGTGACAAACTTTACCTTTCGGTGTGGGCCTTACATCGAAATGGGGACTACTTTCCACAGCCGGAACAATTCTGCCCGGAACGGTTCGCAGATGGGCAGCTGATAAACGTGCCACACAGCAATACATTCATTCCGTTCGGCATTGGTCGAGGCTGTTTGGGGCAGGAGTTTGTTCGGCTAGTTGTAAAGGTTACGCTGGTGGCACTGGTGCAAAGATACTCACTGCAACCTGGGGAACGCACACCCGAACCGTTGAAACTAATCGAATCCGCCTCCTCACTGGAAGCACGGGATGGTTTCTGGATACGAATGGAACCGAGGGTAGCATAA
- the LOC126557220 gene encoding uncharacterized protein LOC126557220, producing the protein MGDSSGPHRFTNYLQPANQQQTTPNMIVQQHRHFQHQCRICGVNEGLRRCSRCQIAYYCSVDHQRIDWKVHKTECRSIQLPPQQQTSTMVAAASMQLQQQNRQTLSALYPTVASDGQQLGNVFMPSAAVSTEGSSSFCVRAEMPLPNCSTNTINGGFVSQAANVNIAAHPSLTQPFADQNASSAIGTVVTHQPTATSVAVPMYNGGESTGATTCARTQQPMIASDGSDSGDEFLNELAVSKLFPIDALASAEELADLDQLDVDHILNENNFLNNINNLNVFDGTEQQQQPEQFIESDFVITENVQQTTDNNNRFDIDLSGSDALFLNNNYNFVLNNPAVVPGGDGCESNPDQPAVVVLDQSNPSSYAGRTAKMQLAQSGGSVMLLQQPQQHQQKQQLDQRASSKAQQHQQQQLAALIRQASSAVVDGPTLAKVDQLKQDIRKGRTPQVSNFSATSNGKSASDSPGVVSTVSSGDAVSHPAASEGGGVAAEVYELDCENLDEACRSLIRDMNEYGVCVLDNFLGQERGLQVLDEVTGMYSSGVFKDGQLVSNRVGNNLRHIRGDKITWIGGKEPGCSSIGYLINRVDAVITNCKRMENNGKLGRYNIKERTKAMVACYPGSGSHYVKHVDNPNSDGRCITAIYYLNLDWDVRESGGLLRIFPEGCNDRVADIEPIFDRILFFWSDRRNPHEVQPAHRTRYAITLWYLDAEERESARLRYQQDCEKRLKA; encoded by the exons ATGGGAGACAGCAGCGGTCCACACCGTTTCACGAACTATTTGCAACCAGCCAATCAGCAGCAAACCACTCCGAATATGATCGTACAGCAGCACCGTCACTTTCAGCACCAGTGCCGTATATGTGGAGTAAATGAAGGGCTTCGACGGTGCAGCCGATGCCAGATTGCGTACTACTGTTCGGTCGACCATCAGCGGATAGACTGGAAGGTGCACAAAACCGAGTGCCGCTCTATACAGTTGCCACCACAGCAGCAAACGTCCACAATGGTCGCCGCTGCATCGATGCAGCTCCAACAACAGAATCGGCAAACACTCAGTGCACTATATCCGACCGTTGCAAGCGATGGACAGCAGCTGGGAAATGTGTTCATGCCATCTGCCGCCGTCTCAACCGAAGGCAGTAGCAGTTTTTGTGTACGTGCAGAAATGCCACTTCCGAACTgcagcaccaacaccatcaacgGTGGGTTTGTTTCACAGGCAGCAAATGTAAACATCGCTGCACACCCTTCACTAACACAGCCGTTCGCAGATCAGAATGCGTCTTCTGCTATCGGAACAGTCGTTACCCACCAGCCTACCGCGACCTCCGTTGCTGTTCCGATGTACAACGGCGGGGAGTCCACGGGAGCGACGACGTGCGCGCGAACGCAGCAACCGATGATAGCCTCCGATGGCAGCGACAGTGGCGACGAGTTTCTGAACGAGCTCGCAGTTTCAAAGTTGTTTCCGATCGATGCGCTCGCGTCTGCCGAGGAGCTCGCCGATCTAGACCAGCTCGACGTGGATCATATACTGAACGAGAACAATTTTCTCAACAATATTAACAATCTGAACGTGTTTGACGGTaccgaacagcagcaacagccggaACAGTTTATCGAGTCGGATTTTGTAATCACCGAAAACGTACAGCAGACAACAGACAACAACAATCGATTCGATATCGATCTTAGCGGTTCGGACGCGTTGTTCCTGAACAATAATTATAACTTTGTTCTTAACAATCCCGCCGTAGTACCCGGTGGTGACGGTTGCGAAAGTAACCCCGACCAACCAGCAGTGGTAGTGCTCGATCAAAGTAATCCGTCATCGTACGCGGGAAGAACGGCGAAAATGCAGCTAGCCCAATCGGGTGGTAGTGTGATGTTGCTACAGCAaccgcagcagcatcaacaaaagcagcagcttGATCAACGTGCATCATCCAAAgcgcagcagcaccagcagcaacaattggCCGCACTGATCCGGCAGGCCAGCAGTGCGGTAGTGGATGGACCAACGTTAGCGAAAGTCGATCAACTGAAGCAGGACATACGTAAGGGAAGGACTCCCCAAGTTTCGAATTTTAGTGCAACCAGCAATGGAAAGTCCGCTTCCGATTCTCCGGGTGTTGTATCGACTGTGAGTAGTGGTGATGCTGTGTCGCATCCTGCCGCTAGTGAGGGTGGCGGTGTTGCTGCCGAAGTGTATGAGTTGGACTGTGAAAATTTAGACGAAGCCTGCCGCAGTTTGATACGCGATATGAATGAGtacggggtgtgtgtgttggacaATTTTCTTGGCCAAGAACGGGGCCTGCAGGTGCTGGACGAGGTTACCGGAATGTATTCGTCCGGGGTGTTTAAG GATGGGCAGCTAGTTTCGAACCGCGTTGGAAACAATCTGCGCCACATACGGGGAGATAAAATTACCTGGATCGGTGGAAAGGAACCCGGTTGCAGCAGCATCGGATACCTTATCAATCGT GTTGATGCAGTTATTACCAATTGCAAGCGGATGGAGAACAATGGCAAACTTGGCCGGTATAATATCAAAGAGCGAACAAAG GCTATGGTCGCCTGCTATCCTGGGTCTGGATCGCATTACGTGAAGCACGTCGACAATCCCAACAGTGACGGACGCTGTATTACCGCCATCTACTATCTCAATCTCGATTGGGACGTACGGGAAAGCGGTGGTTTGCTCAG aATTTTCCCGGAAGGATGTAACGACCGTGTGGCCGACATTGAACCAATCTTTGACCGCATCCTGTTCTTCTGGTCGGATCGGCGAAACCCGCACGAAGTTCAGCCAGCTCATCGCACCCGGTACGCCATAACGCTTTGGTATCTGGATGCGGAGGAAAGGGAATCGGCCCGGTTGCGATACCAGCAGGACTGTGAGAAACGATTAAAGGCTTAG